The Gemmatimonadota bacterium genome has a segment encoding these proteins:
- a CDS encoding PIN domain-containing protein — MSVGLDTSVVLRLLTGLPEAEGERARTELAAARAPVVVSDLVVAETYFALRHHYAVPHGEATRALHAFLADPRVRSAGVAAGVLADPSSRVPKPRPGVVDRLIHADYRRESLDVVTFDRDLARLEGVRLLRREQGA; from the coding sequence ATGAGCGTCGGCCTCGACACGTCGGTGGTGCTGCGGCTGCTGACGGGACTTCCAGAGGCGGAAGGAGAACGGGCCCGCACGGAACTGGCCGCGGCTCGCGCACCCGTTGTGGTGTCGGACCTCGTCGTGGCGGAGACGTACTTCGCGCTCCGGCATCATTACGCGGTGCCGCACGGCGAGGCGACGAGAGCGCTCCATGCCTTCCTCGCCGATCCTCGGGTGCGCAGCGCCGGCGTGGCGGCTGGTGTGCTGGCTGACCCGTCGTCGCGAGTGCCAAAGCCACGGCCGGGAGTCGTGGATCGGCTCATTCATGCCGATTATCGCCGCGAGTCGCTTGACGTGGTCACCTTCGACCGCGATCTGGCGCGACTCGAGGGTGTCCGCCTCCTCCGACGGGAGCAGGGGGCGTAG